Below is a genomic region from Miscanthus floridulus cultivar M001 chromosome 1, ASM1932011v1, whole genome shotgun sequence.
atttcgttaattatttttgtttctttgaaTTTTTCCGGCAACtctaaatttgaactgcaggtacatgaaataatggaattttttGATTCGAAAAATGGTATTCATAATGTTCGGAGTacgttgaggccgtatccaggacctCGCATAAAATTACGACCATGTTGGTGTCGTAACATGGCGAGTTACGTGCgcgaaaagtgttttaaaattatataaaatccaaacgaagtccgaaattgacgaaacttgacgagttgtgttgtcatcacatgtggaggccgtggtaaaaaattaagaaagttttgcatatgtctgtcccacaaatttcagcatgtccatctcatggtaaatttaaAGACTTAGCCAAATTCTAAGTTGtccatctcacggtaaatttACCATCTCATGGACAACTTAGAATTTAacaatgtccaagtcatggtaaatttagggtgttacgaATTTAGAGTAACTAGATATATGACCATGCTTTGTACGGGAGTCACGAATTTCTTCAATGGCCAAtcaaaaattttatatatccatctcacggtaaaactAGGGTGTTAAATTTAGTGGTCGGCGCcatgatctatggcgccgagacgttaCCTTGGCTTGCCGCAACAGACTAGGCAGCGGGCATGCACTACCTCTGGTAGCATCGTCTCTACCGCTCTGAATGGTCTCCCGGCACCTGCAACAGGCTAGGTTAAAATGTTTTCAAAAgtgaccaaaatacaaaaatttcacttctgcTCGCGCATCAATCGATCCATCGACAGACTGGTCTGGTATTCAGCCCTACCCGTCTGGGACGGCACACGGACGGACGGCAAGGCTTGGCCCTGCCCGCCCGGCTGCATGTCCCTGATCCAGcggattcttctttccttccTCCCCCTCTGGCGTAATCTGGCCCTCTGACCTCTGCTGTAAAATCACGCACATCATACTTTGCTATTCACGCACGTCGTACTgcatgctcggcgccagcgtcaacggcgccgagctcggcgccagcatctacggcgccgagcttccTTCCATGTAAGTTTGCTCCAACCCAGAGGCTCGGGTCCATTTTCTAAATTCTTTCCGCCAAaaatctatttgtgagaaactttcgaaaaaagaactaaaaagtaaaaaattcggccgtAGAGCATGCCCGTTCCATCCCGAGGCAAGGCAGCATTGATAGGCGCGTAGCAGCAAGCAGATGCGGGCGCGTGCAGCAGGCGGAGCAGGCAGAAGCACCATGCACAGCAGGCACGACAGGCGCGCGCTAGCCACAATTTaagttatttttttattaataacaATATAGAAATAAAAAAGATTTAGAAAAGATATATAAATAGTTATTTAAACCTTTTTTGAGGAAAGAATATAGTGGCAATTTAGATGCAGAGTTCAGGTAATTTTTGGTATCAGACagatgttagtattttttttatataatgtttGATTAAATTATTTGACTTTCGAAAATCaagaattatttttattttttaccgAGGGCGTGCTTATAAAACCTTTTTCCTCCGCAGCAGCTCCTTTTAGTTTTTATTTTTACCCTTCTGGCCTTCTCCCCGGCCTAGTAGAGACCAAACCCCCGCACCGCGCCACCGCCAAGATTTCTCGTCGGCAAGCGGCAACCGGCAAGATACCCAAACCCCTTCTCCActtctctcttcctctcgctcCGCGCCGCGCCGTCGGACGATCTCCTGAGCCGCCGGACGAAGCCGCGGGCGCTCGCGTCGCGTACGACCACCTCTGCGCCCGCCGCCGTGCACCGCTGCATCCAGAGCGTCTCAGGTTTGGCCTCAAGCCCCGCTCCGCCCGTGGGAATTGCGTGTTGCTTggttctttatttctttcttggATGGAGACTCCAGCTTTCTTGTTCCTTGCTTTGGGGTTTCATCGAATTGGCCCGCGGAGCATGCCAGGCACTTGTTCTTGGTCTCCCAAATCCCAATGGCGGAGCGCTAGGTTCTCGCACTATTTATTTGGGCATTCTTTCTTGGTTATTAATGGTGTTTGGACTGCCCGAACCGGATAGATTGTATATATTGTGGGTTCTTGGTTAATTCTGATGAACAAAGAAAAGGATCGGCTTTTCTTGCTTTTAGTGTTGAATTGCTCGATAACAACGAATGGGATTCTCTTTTCCTCAGATAGATCAGTACTGGTTATCCCTTTGTACCAATGCCAATTCATCACCTAGATAAAGGCGTGAGTTCTTGGTGCCTCTCCCAGAAAACATTTATCTGATCAACATTCGTTTCCTCTTCTCGATTTGAACAGCAAGCAGAGCTCTCGTAGTTTGTTCGTAAATAAGCACAGTGGATTATGTTAATTTTTTTATCCTTCTTAGTCAACTCCTCGCTTTGGTTAGGATTCGGAGCTTGTGAGTTCGCGTTAAGCCTCAACTATGAAACATAAATACTTCTTCCGCTTTCGGCTTGCTCAGTCCAGATGGAAGTTATGAAGTTATGACTGGATGAAACTCTCCGAGGTCCAAGCTGTTGGTTGTTATTGCAACATTGCCCAGTTATTACTTATTAGGTAAATTCATAGTGTTGGTCATGTTCACCAGGTAGCTGCTTGCATCAGAATTTTCTTTAATTGGGAAGTTATGTTCGTATTACTGTTGGCTTAATAATTAGACAATTAGTCTGGCCAATTCTTGACCGTTGTCAAGTGCGCCTGTTACCAAATTTTGGCAATGCTATGATTAGTCAATGCAAAAATTTGGCACCTCTGAACTCTGATGTTTCTGGCTTCATGGAATTTCCAGCATAGAGATCAGATGCagccaattttaattttttttattattttacaAGAATTGCCTAGAACTTGTTTTGTTGCCTGAATGTTTGGGTAAGATACCATTATTTTACTATTGTAGCTGCCAAATTTTCAGTGACCAAATTTGTAACTACCTTGCTAGGTTCCAAGAAAGGGTTGGTTCTTTCAGTGTGGTCTCCAATGGAGAAAAAAGGGCCTCAGGTCCTCACAGGAACTGAGCTGAATGCTGCCGTGTACAGATACCTCCAGGAATCAGGTTTCAGAACCATAATCTAATCCTCTCACATCTCGGTCGGGTATTAGCATTACATGTTTGTCAATTCTTTCATGGGTAAATTCTGATCATTGTGTTGTTAGGGATCTATGTAATGACCAGAATTAGTGTTGGTTTGCTTAGTTCGAGTGAAAAACTGGAAGATTTATGTCTAGagagaacaaaaagaaaaaaaaatagtaacCATTGTTCCATAAATTTCGGTTGGTTGGCTCGGGTCAGGGTCATTCATTGTCatgttggtttcatcaaattgcTTAGTGCATCTTAATTTCTTTATAAACCTGAACCAGGAGAGAGTTTACTCCTAATttaaataaaaattaaaaatttaacGGTGCTTCATTCCTTTCAGTGTTTTCAAGACAACAGTAGTGcatccttgtatagcttcttCTTGCTTAGCAAGTAACTAGAAGAAGTATGGAACACTGGTTAGATAAAATATTGTGCTCAGTTCATTATGAGCTCTGTAGTATGGAACACGGTTTGTTAAGAAAAGAAATCATGATTAACTTTTGTTTAAGGGATTATTACTTTATTAGGATATGTGCTGCTTGGTTCATCTTTGGGCCAATTTAACAAGTTTGTTTGGGTTCTTTATGTATCTACTTCATGTTTGTTTATACAGTCAAACAACTAACTGAGCAGTGGCCACATAGCAATTCTTTATAAGTTAGGAATTAGGATTCAATAATAAAGTGTTGTTAGCCTGTTGCTTTGTTTATATGAAGAGAAAAATGGATGATTTCAACTGTACATACAAACTTGGTAGGAGAACTTACTTAATGAATGGCAATATTTCTTCCTTGGTTGGAGCGTTCCTTCTTTCATGCCACCGTGCCTGCTTACATGATAATTTAAGATTGGACTTTTCGCCCCTGATTGATTGATTCTGCAATTATTCTTTTGTTGTCCCATAATTTGGTCTATGCAAATAGCTAAAAGCACTTGGGTTCCTGGCAACATTTTTTCTCGAAAGGGCGACAAGGTCATTGCCGCAtaatttattataagaaaatgAATTGGCCCATTTTTAGGGAAAAAAGGGACCCAAAAAACCGAACAACTCACAGTTCCGAAACAGAAATCAGCCCGATCTGCACAGTTCCTGGCAACTTAGAGTTAAAGAAAAGAACAGTATCTAATGTAGTAATAAAACATTGGCATCATTTGTACTACTATCCTTCATTGAGTGGTTGTGGAATTATTTCTGCATTGCTTAATTGTTTCTTGAATACTTTGTCAggttctaactaaataattagcaCCTCTAAGAGCTCACTAGAACCTAGCTGATTGTTTAGGTTTTTGTGCCTTAAAGCATGTAAATTACTGTAAGATCTAATCTGAAAAATAAGTATTCCATGTTTAAATGCTTTATTTGTTCCATATGAAATCGCAGGATTTGTGCATACAGCATTCAATTTCTTCTATGAGGCAGGCATTGGAAAAGGCAACATCCAGGGAATGATCCCACAAGGTGCCTTGATCAGAATCGTGCAGAAAGGTCTTCAGTACATTGAACTTCAAGCAAATGTAAGCTAATATACCTAGTTTGTTGATGATCACTGTGTTATCTGTTGGCAACTCCTAACATGTTTTCTTCTATTTGTGTCTGTAGTCTGAGATTGGCAGTGATGACGAGCACCACTTTTTTGAATCTCTGGACCTAATTACCAATGATTTAGATGAGCTGATGAAGAAAATTACCAGCAGTGGGAAGCACAGTTCTGTCAAGAACGACAAAGAGCAGAAGATCGATTCAGTTGAGACTGACAAAGAGCAGAAGATTGGTTCTGCTGAGACTACCACAACTTTTAGGAAGCAGCCTATGCGGAAAACAAAGGCTGCACAGAACAGCAAACCTGATGAGATTGCTACAATGCGTAGAGCTGAGCCAGTGAGGCATGCGAAGGCACAAAACATCAATTCTGCTGAGACTGTGCAAAAGACCAGTTCTGTTGAGACTACCACAGGACTGGGGTGCCATCTTTCGTGGATAGGGAGGAAACCTAGACTCAGAAAACGAAAGCATTGAAAGCTAGACAATTGAAGAAACTGAAGTTAGACATTCAAATCCATTGCTGATTCAGAGTGTGGAGATTTGACAAAATTTATGACAGATACCATTCAGTTTCTGATTTCCTAGGCAGTATATGAAATTACTAAGCATGGCTGCATTTTCATACAGGCAGTTTTACAACTCGTATATCTTGTAAATTGTTAGTTTTAGATAGATGACTTATCATGTGGTAGTTCTAGTGCACTGGTTCTGTAAAGCGGATAGGTTTTCCTTTCCCCTCTTTTGTAGTAGTTAGACATATGAGGTTGCCTTTTGACAAATATTAGGATAACCTATTGTATTGATTTTTGCAACACTGTGTGCCACTGAGCAAAAACACAAAATCTGCTGTCTATTATTTGCTCGCTGAATGTGAGAAGTAAACATAAATTATATTCAAGCTGCGGATTCGAATGTCAGCCAACCAAACAGCTCATGGTCATGCTAACGAAGGTACAGCAGTTTTCTGCTTCCCGTTTAATTTTGGTTCTGTAATAGGGTCTCTTGTGATTAAAGGACCCCATACTGGTTTAGtagaccctgttcgcttgatcatatcagccatgatacaatgtttttctctcacaacaaaacagcatcagccggcttataagccacagaaacgatcaagcgaacagtcCATCAGTTAAGTATGAGAATCTGCTGGACCATTTTTTTCTGTAAACATTTGAAAACCAGCTAAAACTGTGTAATGCATGAGTGGTGGTAAATTAATCACAGTTTTATCCGGATCATGAATGGTGTTTATCCTGTAGGTTGCAGTCATTGAGAATGTAACAGCATCGGATGCATTTGTCAGGGCCAGGATGCATTTGCCTGGCCGGCAATACCTAGCAGGGCTGCATCCAAACAGGCTGctgcatccaaacaggccctataaGCAGGCACTCCATCCATGTCGGTATCTTTCACCTCCAGCAGTGTCCAATTGTTACCTCGTTTGCGGTGAGCGTAGTAATAAAGTGAAACgtgttttcttatatatatataaaaaaaagagaaaacatgTTTTAGAGTAACTAGATATATGACCATGCTTTGTACGGGAGTCACGAATTTCTTCAATGGCCAATCAAAAATTTTGCATACCAACTTTGTACACTAATCATACTTCAACGAGCTCCTAAAATTTCAGTGCAGTTGTTGTGCATGTTGTCCCGTAAGCAAGCACAGAAACAAACACGAACTCTTATAATTGCGTTTGGTACAACCCGCTTCACTGGTagagtagtttttttttcttcggGTTGTAGAGCAGCTTCACTGGTACATCAGTTGAAACTTTCTTAGAAAAAAGTTCGATAAATAGCTTCATCTGTTGAAAGCAGTGAAATGTCTCTAGTACCcttttatatttttttctttattttttcttcATTCATTTTTTTCTCTCACTTATTTTACCTTTTTCCGTTTCTCTCTCCTTATCTATCTTGTCCATCTACGTATACGCACATCCAAATAGCACGCATGAGGACTCCTTCCCTTCAGGCTCGCAGCCCTTGGCTGTTGGGGTCCAGTACTCTGTAATCGTGACAGGAACTTGTAATCATTCTTAGGTGCATTAGTTAGCTTGTTCGGTGCATGAACATGTTTTGTACACGCGTAGAATCGCGGGCAGAGGCGGAGACTTGCACGTCCCTGCGCCGTGACCGCGACCAGGAGGCTCACTCCGCCACGGGTTGCCTGCCGTGCTTGTCGCATGGACGTTCGCAAATGACGGCGTATCATGCAGCAACAACCTGTGGCGGGGAAGTCGGATCGAGCCGGTATAATAATCAATGAAGTGCATCTGGGAAAGCTGCGCCATTCGCAGTAAACCAACTCGCCGTGTTCTGCGTTCTATACTTTGTTCGATCTGTTCGAGTCCGTGGTGATCGCACACCACCGGGCATCGCCGGCAGCCGAGAGTTCCTAGGACGGTGAGCCACCGATCCTAACAATTTGGCATCAGAGCGAGAGTTGAGAGTTCCGGTGGATCCAGTGGTCCACCAAGAGAGCCGACGTAGAAGAAGATCGCAAGCTGCGCCGCCAACCACCGTCAGACGCCATGGGCGACACGTCGAGTTCCACCGGCGTGAAGGAGAGCTCGCTCATGTGGCCGATGCTTACCAGCGACAATTACACCGAGTGGGCGATGCTGATGCAGTGCAACTACGAAGCATTGGAGATCTGGGGGGTGATCGACCCGGGTACCGATCCGAAGCGTGCACAAGATCGTCAAGCCATGAGCGCGCTCTTGCGTTCTGTCCCAAAGGAGATGTGGCAGTcgttggggaggaagaagacggtgaaggaggcgtgggaggcggtGAGAACCATGCGGATTGGAGCCGATCGAGTCAAAGAGGTGAATGCCCAGAAACTCTTGAAGGAGTTCGAAAACATCCAGTTCAAGGAGGGGGAATCAGTCGATGATTTTGGGATGCGAATCACCAATCTCGTCGGAAACCTCAAGACTCTGGGAGAGACGATCGACGATGTCCGCGTCGTCAAGAAGTTTTTGCGCGTGGTGCCGCCACGGTTCACCCAAGTGGTGGTGTCCATAGAGATGTTTTGTAATCTCAAGGAGTTGACAGTGGAGGAGTTGGTTGGGCGACTACGGGCAGCTGAAGAGAGGTTTGACGACAAAGTAGAACAAATCGTCGACAAGGCTGGCCGTCTTCTCCTCGCCGAGGATGACTGGCTTGAGAAACATAAGCACCGCTTCCACCCAGGGCCCAAGCAAGGTGGAGGTAAATTCGGCTCCGGGTCTTCAAAGGGCAAGGCGGCGGCGCGCCCAGACGGTGGTGCCCCGGATCAGGTCAAACTGACCTCCATGGGCACGCCAAGGAGGAAAGGCCGGTGCCGCAATTGTGGCATTTACGGTCACTGGGTGGAGGACTGCAAACGcccgaagaaggagaagaaggaggcaGCACAGCCGGAGGCGAACATCGCTGTCGGCGGAGCTGAACATGGTGGCGCTCTGCTGCTGGCCACGTGCGACGTCGTGCATGAGCCGACGCAGATCGTGCATCTCATGGAGAAGGTGATTCCCATCGACGTTCCTGATGGAGTGTGGGTGCTTGACACCGGCGCTAGCAACCATATGACCGGGACTCGATCAGCGCTGACACAGCTCGATCGATCTGTTCGCGGCACCGTGCGTTTTGGTGATGGCTCCCGCGTCGAAATTGAAGGGATCGGCTCAGTGGTGATTCAAGGTCGCCATCAACTATCTCACAAGGTATTAACTGACGTTTATTACATTCCTAAGTTGAGAAGTAATATAGTCAGTTTGGGTCAATTAGAAGAGAAAGGTTTCAAAGTGGTTCTGGAGAATGGCAAGATGTGTGTGTATGATCAAGGACGTGCTTTGTTGATTTCTGCTCCTAGAACCACTAACAGGCTCTATACTGTCAAGTTGAATCTGACTGAACCAATATGTCTGTTAGCAAAGTCTGAAGAGTTAGCTTGGCGTTGGCATGCTAGATACGGTCACCTGAACTTTAGAGCTCTAAGAGATCTGGGCAGTAGAGGGATGGTTACTGGTATGCCGATAATTAACAAGGTGGAGCAGATTTGTGATGGGTGTGTTCTTGGGAAGCAGCACAGGGTTCCTTTTCCTAAAGCTTCAGGAGCAAGAGCTAGTCAGGGCTTGCAGCTAGTTCATGCAGATCTTTGTGGCCATATCACTCCTAAGACACCAGGGGGGTGCTCATATTTTCTACTAGTTGTTGATGATCACAGTAGATTTATGTGGGTGGAGATGCTAAAAAGCAAGGATCAGGCACTGGaaagtttaaaaaaaatcaaacagaGAGCTGAGCTGGAATCTGACAAAAGGCTAAAAGCTTTGAGAACAGATAGGGGAGGAGAATTTACATCTCATCTATTCTCAGTCTTTTGCAATGAGCAGGGCATCAAGCACTACACTACTACACCCTAttctcctcaacaaaatggggtAGTAGAGCATCGAAACCAAACTGTGGTAGAGATGGCCAGGTGCTTGCTAAAGGCCATGGGTGTCCCTGCAAAATTTTGGGGTGAGGCAGTTCTGACTGCAGTGTACATTTTGAATAGGTCACCAACAAAAAGTCTAGAAGGCATCACTCCATTTGAAGCTTGGTACAAAAGGAAGCCTAGTGTGAATCATCTCAGAACATTTGGCTGTATGGCATATGTGAAGCATACAGGTCCTCGTCTGAACAAGCTGTCAGACAGATCAACCAGAATGGTGTTTATTGGCTATGAGTCGGGCACCAAAGGGTACAGGCTATTTGATCAAACTACTGGTCGACTCGTGGTCAGTAGAGATGTTGTTTTTGATGAAGGACAGGCCTGGAACTGGACCAATGCAGTAAATGAGACAGCTGAAGAAACTGAAACCTTTATCGTACATTATGAGTTGTCTGATGAAAATCTGACAACAGCTGATGCAGGTGCCCAGCCAGCAGCAGAAGAGGAGGGGGAGGCTTCTGTTGGGCAACAGGGTATTGTGGCTCCTCATGAAGCAACACCATCTCCACAAAACTCCCCAGAATCAATGCAGACTCCACATCAGAACCTAGCAACACCATCGAGCCAGGGGGATGGCAGTTCAGAGGAAAGAACACCTAGATACAGAACTCTGAATGAGCTGTTTGACTCCACTGAAGAAGTTCTTGACTATGAGTATAGTGGCTTGTGTATGTTGGCTGCAGATGAACCAAATGGTGTGGATGAGGCACTAGAAGAACAGTGCTGGATTGATGCTATGAAGTCTGAATTGCTGTCCATACAGGAGAATGATACTTGGTGCTATGCAAGTCTTCCAAAGGGACACCGAGCAATTGGACTGAAATGGGTTTATAAGGTGAAAAGGGATCCTGAGGGAAATATTGTCAAACATAaggcaagattagtggcaaagGGGTATGCTCAGAAACAGGGGGTGGACTATGAGGAGGTCTTTGCTCCAGTGGCTAGGCTGGAGACAGTAAGATTGATCCTGGCTCTGGCAACTCAAGGTGGTTGGGAAGTGCATCACATGGATGTGAAATCTGCATTCCTCAATGGAGATTTGCTAGAAGAGGTCTATGTCCATCAGCCACCAGGATTTCAGAATCCCAAGTATCCAAGCAAGGTGTTGAAGCTGAGAAAAGCCCTATATgggttgaaacaagcacctagggcTTGGAATGCCAAGTTAGATCAAGAATTGCAGAAGTTGGGTTTTGTCAGGAGTGAAGAGGAGCATGCAGTGTACAAGAGAGGCAGTGGCAGTTCactgttgctgcttggtgtataTGTTGATGACCTCATAATTTGTGGGCCTGACAAAAACAACATTGCTGAGTTCAAAAAGGAAATGTGCAGAACATTCAGTATGAGTGATCTTGGCATGTTGAGTTACTACTTGGGGATGGAAGTAAAACAAAGTCCTGGGCAGATCACTATCTGTCAGAGAGCATATGCCACTAAGATTGTTGATCAGTGTGGAATGACAGGCTGCAATCCTGCTGACACTCCAATGGAGCAGAATTGCAAGCTACTCCCTGGGAAGCCTGATCTTGTGAAAGATGTGACCAAATACAGAAGTATAGTAGGGAGCTTGAGATATCTGGTGAACACCAGACCTGACATTGCTTTTGCAGTTGGGATGGTGAGCAGGTTCATGGAGTCTCCCACTTCTGAACATTGGGCAACAGTTAAAAGGATTGTCAGATATGTAGCTGGCACTTCTGAATATGGTTGCAAGTATGAAAAGAAGTCCATTTCAGGCCTGAAACTGTTGGGTTATTCTGATAGTGACCATGCAGGTGACCTTGAGAAGAGGAAAAGCACTACAGGGATCCTGTTCTTTCTGAATGAAAATGTGGTGACTTGGACGTCACAGAAACAAAGGGTTGTTTCACTGTCAAGCTGTGAAGCTGAATAtatagcagcagctgctgctgcatgccAAGGTGTTTGGTTGAGCAGGCTGATAGCAGATCTGACATGTGAAAAAGTTCAGAAGTTCAAGCTCCTGATGGATAGTAAGTCAGCAATTGAGTTGAGCAAGAATCCGGTATATCATGAGCGAAGCAAACACATAGACACACGGTATCATTATATCAGAGAGTGTGTTAGTAATGGTGTTGCTGAGGTTCAACACATTGGCACTGACCGACAGTTAGCAGATGTTCTGACAAAGCCGTTGGGGAGAGTGAAGTTTATCGAGATGCGTCAGAAGCTGGGTGTCATCGGTGTGTGTCACGATTAGGGGGTGAATTGTTGGGGTCCAGTACTCTGTAATCGTGACAGGAACTTGTAATCATTCTTAGGTGCATTAGTTAGCTTGTTCGGTGCATGAACATGTTTTGTACACGCGTAGAATCGCGGGCAGAGGCGGAGACTTGCACGTCCCTGCGCCGTGACCGCGACCAGGAGGCTCACTCCGCCACGGGTTGCCTGCCGTGCTTGTCGCATGGACGTTCGCAAATGACGGCGTATCATGCAGCAACAACCTGTGGCGGGGAAGTCGGATCGAGCCGGTATAATAATCAATGAAGTGCATCTGGGAAAGCTGCGCCATTCGCAGTAAACCAACTCGCCGTGTTCTGCGTTCTATACTTTGTTCGATCTGTTCGAGTCCGTGGTGATCGCACACCACCGGGCATCGCCGGCAGCCGAGAGTTCCTAGGACGGTGAGCCACCGATCCTAACATTGGCTCCGTCGCGCGCATCTGCGCTCGCCCATCCGCGTCGCTCCGTGCCCACGCGTCCGGCTGCGGCCTGCCAAGCGTCGCCGCCGCCTGGGTGCGCGCTGGGCCAAGCGTCACTGTCGCTGGTTCGAACAGCACCACACGCGGACTCCTTCAATTCCTTCACGGTCTCGCAATCGCCCGTCCGCGTGCCTCTGCGCCCGCGCGTCTGGAGGCAGACGACCGCATGGGTGTCTCTCCAGGCAGTGCCGACCTCGCTCTAGGTGGCCGAGTGGAGCTGCCCGTCGCGCGTAGGTCTCCCCCGCCTTCTCTGTCGAGGCGATGAAAGCGAACCCGCTTGGCAGGTCCACAAGGCACGAGGCCTTGCGCGGGCGGCGCTTCTTGGACCGATTCTTCTATGGCGCAGACAGATCCTAAGCGAACTCCTTTAGACGCGTCACGCGAGGGAGGGAACCAAGAACGTCGCGCGCGCACCAAGGGAGTTGGATGAAATCCCTTCATATTTTTTATGTGTAACAGAATAATGTAATGTAATAATAATAACAGAAATACACCGACAGAACTAAACCTTGGTTTGGAGTGTCGTTTAGTATGTCTCTAAACTCCCAAAATGCATATATATAAAATACATGTCATAGTTCTTAGACTTGGTTGGGAGTGTGATCCAACTATAGGAACTAGGCCCGGGCTCCATCACATGTCCAAACGGGTCCGTTAGTGACATAGTGAGTGTCTCGACAACGCAGCTAATAATGACGAAGCTCGGCCGTGGCCTGCACACCCGTCAGGTGCTACTTGAGACTCGCAAgcggcaagcatggccatggcg
It encodes:
- the LOC136471541 gene encoding WD40 repeat-containing protein HOS15-like encodes the protein MEKKGPQVLTGTELNAAVYRYLQESGFVHTAFNFFYEAGIGKGNIQGMIPQGALIRIVQKGLQYIELQANSEIGSDDEHHFFESLDLITNDLDELMKKITSSGKHSSVKNDKEQKIDSVETDKEQKIGSAETTTTFRKQPMRKTKAAQNSKPDEIATMRRAEPVRHAKAQNINSAETVQKTSSVETTTGLGCHLSWIGRKPRLRKRKH